From one Anopheles cruzii chromosome 3, idAnoCruzAS_RS32_06, whole genome shotgun sequence genomic stretch:
- the LOC128273000 gene encoding cyclin-dependent kinases regulatory subunit, whose protein sequence is MPADEIQYSEKYYDDVFEYRHVILPPDLAKLVPKTHLMTETEWRNLGVQQSPGWVMYMVHAPEPHILLFRRPRAAVPTEQP, encoded by the exons ATGCCTGCTGACGAAATTCAGTACTCTGAGAAGTATTACGACGATGTGTTCGAATATCGACACGTTATACTGCCGCCGGACTTGGCGAAACTCGTTCCCAAGACCCACCTCATGACGGAGACCGAGTGGCGTAATTTGGGAGTGCAGCAGTCGCCCGGATGGGTGATGTATATG GTACACGCACCAGAACCACACATCCTGCTATTCCGGCGTCCTCGTGCGGCAGTGCCAACGGAACAGCCTTAG